In Hyalangium gracile, the genomic stretch GAGATCAACAACCCGGTGGGCTACGTCTCCAGCAACGTCTCCACGCTGGGCGGCTACATCTCGGTGCTGCGCCGGCTGCTCGAGCTGCACATGCGGATGGAGGAGGCGCTGCCCCCGGAGGCCCGCGAGGCGGTGGCCGAGCTGCTGGAGCAGATCCGCACCGTGCGCGAGCAGGAGCACCTGGACGAGCTGCTGCAGGACATGGACGACCTGCTGTCGGACACGAAGGAGGGCACCGCGCGCATCCGCGAGTTCATCCAGGACCTCAAGACGTTCGTGCGCGAGGAGTCCGGCACCACGCAGCAGGCGGACCTCAACAAGCTGCTGCAGGTGACGCTGCGCATGCTCCGCCACGAGCTGAAGCACAAGGTGCAGGTGCGCCTGGACTTCGGGCCCATGCCGCTGGTGCGCTGCTACCCCACGCAGCTCAACCAGGTGTTCATGAACCTGCTGCTCAACGCGGCGCAGGCCATCGAGCCGCGCGGCGACATCCACATCACCACCCGCCGCGAGGGCAGCGAGGCGGTGGTGTGGATCCGGGACACGGGCCGGGGGATGAGCCAGGAGACGCTGGAGCGGCTGTTCACGCCCTTCTTCACCACCAAGCCCGCGGGCCAGGGCACAGGCCTGGGCCTGTCCATCTGCTACGCCATCATCAGCCGCCACAAGGGCCGCATCCAGGTGGACAGCGAGCTGGGCAAGGGCACCACCTTCCTGGTGCGCCTGCCCCTCAGCGAGGAGTGAGCTCCCCGCGCCTCACTTGTGGCTGGCGAGCAAGTCCTCCCGCAGACGCGTGAGCACCTTGCCCAGCAGGTTCTGCCCTCGCCACTGCGAGGGGTTCTGGATGCGGGGATCCTCCTGGGACAGGCCCACGCCCCAGATTCGATCCGTGGGGCTGGCCTCCACCAGCTCCGTGCCCGCCGTGGCCAGCAGCAGCTCCAGCAGCTCGGGGTTCTGGGTGAACTTGGCGTGGTTGCCCTCGTACACGATGCGCTCGCGCTCACGCTGCCACACGCGCTCGTCGAAGCGGCCCACCTTGCGGCCCAGCGCCTTCTGCGTCTTGGGCGAGCTGGAGGACAGGATGCGCGAGGCCACCTCCATGTCTCCGAACAGCTCCGCCTTGCCGTACATCATGTACTGCTCGGCGCAGGTGAAGCGCTTGCCCTTCACCACGAACTTCGCGGGGTGCCACTGCGAGAAGGGAGACTCCTGCTGCCAGAAGAAGGTGAACCGACGCTGCTCGACAGTCATGGTCCTGCTCCCAGGTTGGTGTAAAAAGCACACCAACGACGGGGACTGTATCCGGACCTGACGGAGGAATGCACCCTGCCCCTCTCAGCGGGGCGCGTCCAGGGAGAGGATGCCAGGCACCTGCTCGGGCGCGGAGAGCCGGAGCAGGCCGTAGCCGATGCCGGCGAGGCCCATGAGCAGTCCGGGGCTCTCGCTGCCTCGGGGCAGCCCGCAGCGCCAGCCTCCCTCGCGGCCCTGGCGGAGGACGACGGCCGCGCGCTGGAGCGCCGCCTGCGTCCAGCCAGGCTCGCCCAGCACCGAGCCCGCCAGGTGCAGCACCTCCAGGTTGCCCACGTCCCCGTGGCACAGGCAGTGGTTGCCGCCGAAGCCTCCGCGCAGCGTCGTCGCGAGCGCCGTCGCCAGCTCCTCGCGCACCCGCGGCCCGTCCAGGTGCCGGAGCGACAGCAACCGCCCGAGCGCGATGCCCGCCGCGCCGTGGCACCACATGGCCATGGAGTGGGTGTCCGTGGTGCCGGGGACGCGCAGGTCCTTCCAGTTCCCCCGCTCCGGGACGAAGAGCGAGCGCTCGTAGGTGAGCCCCTGGAGCGCCAGCTCCCGGTAGCGTGCGTCTCCCGTCGCCTCGGCCAGCTCCAGCAGCGCCCAGCAGATGCCCGCCGCGCCATGGGAGAAGCCGGACAGCGGCACCACGCCCACCTCGCCCTTCCAGCCGACCGCACCCTCCGAGACGGGCACCGCCGTGGCCACGAGCCGCTCCCCACACCGCCGCGCCATCTCCAGCAGACGGGCGTCTGCCGTCCGCCGGTGCAGGCCGATCAACGTCACCGCGAGCCCGGCCGCGCCGCTCAGCAGATCCAGCCGCGCGTCGCTGTCCACGAGCGCCTCCAGCGCGGGCAGCCCGGCCAGCAGCTCCTCCATCAACACGGGCTCGCTCCAGAGCGCGGCCAGGTGGCCGAGCACGTACACGGCGGCGCCGCGTCCGACGAACACCCCCACTCCCGTGCCGCCGCCTCGGCCCGGCTTGCGCCAGTCCTCCCGTATCGGCTCCAGGGTGGCACGCGCGAGCGCCTCGAAGTCGGCGCGCCCCGTCCTCCGCGCCAGGTAGCCGAAGAAGAGGGCCAGCCCTCCCAGCCCCTCGTAGAGGTCCATGCCGATGGGAGACAGGCTCCAGCGCCACTGCTGCAGGTCCTCCAGGTTCAGGCCGATCCAGCACGCATCCGTGCTCCCACGGATGGCCTTGGCCGCGAGGTCCTCGCCGATGGCGACGGCCGCGGCCAGACACTCCTCGGGTGTAGCGGCGGGAAGGAGCGCCTCGTCGTCCGAGGCGGGAGCCACCCGGGCGGAGGTCCGGCCCTTGTCGAGCGACACCATCGCCTTGCGGATGAACGACACCTGCAGGGCGCAGTCGCGCTGCTCCATCCGCTCGAGCCGCTGGAGCACGTCTCCCAGGCTGTCCTGCGCGAAGTAGTCCGGGATGCACTCGCCGGTGCTGCTCCACAGGTGGCGCTGGCCCGGGCGCGCCGTGAAGAAGGGGATGTCTCCCAGGCGCAGGTCCGCGTGCTCGAACGGGAGGAGCCTGCGCAGGGCGGGCAGCTGCGTCACCTCGGCCCACAGGTGATCGAGCACCTTGTCCCGCTCCAGTCCATCGCGGAGGAAGTCCGGATGGTGGCTCTCCTGGAGAAGCATCGCGTAGCGCTGGGTGGCGCGGGCGATGTACCGGACCTCCACGTCCGCGAAGGCGCGCAGCCGGGGCGCCAGGGCCTCGCGCTCGCGCGACAGCAGGGCGTACGTCTCCTCGAAGCCCTGGACGAGCTCCTCGGTGAACTCGGAGGCGTCCGCCGGCGCGTCTCCCAGCATCGGGCGGTTGTTCGAGCCCGCCATCACTCCCTGGCGGCGGACCACCCGCATGGTGTCGCTGCCGGACGCCTCCACCATGGGCACGCGTTGCGGCGTGAGCTGTCCGGCCTCGCCTCCGAGCCCGCTCATGTCGAGCCCGGCCCTGCCCTCGCGCCCGAAGAGGAACAGCGGCAGCATGCCCACGGAGACGATGGACTGATTCAGCAGCCCCCACGCGCGCGAGCGCGCCCGCTCTCCCGCCTCCAAGGGAGCGCGGTGGTGGAAGAGCGCCTCCAGGTCCACCAGCACCGGGAACTCGCCCGAGGCGATCAGGTTCTCCAGGTGGAAGTCCACGGCGGACAGCAGGTGGAGCAGCGCCAGGAAGCTGCCCTGTCTCCAATAGAAGCGCTGGAGCGCCTGGCGCGAGTCACAGCCGGTGGGGCGCACGAACTCGACCCAGCCATAGGTGCCTCGGTCCAGCACGGTGAGCACGCGGTGCGGATGGCGCAGCCCTCGCGGGTTGAGCCAGTCGAGCAGCTGCTGGAAGCGCACGTCCACCGCCAGGGACTTCGGCTTGTAGACGAGCCGCAGCCCCGAGCTGAACCGCAGCAGGAAGACGCCGCGGCCCTGCCGGTGCACATCCGAGATGCCGCCCTGCAGGGCCTCGAGCGTGCCGAGCGCGCCGCCCCCGAGGAACGTCCGCTCCAGCAGCTCGCGATCCGCTGCGAGGTGCCCCAGCAGCTCCAGGCTGGTCTCCCGCCAGCGCTCCAGGGTGGTGACCATCAGCCGGGCCAGCACGGGGTACTCCTCCAGGAGCGCGGCGCGGACGCGCGGCTGCTGGAGCCGGACCGTGGCGAAATCGTGGAACCGCTCCTGCGGGGTGCTCCCCGAGAGCTGGTCCATCATCCGAGCCACATTGAGCTCCAGGATGAGGACACGAGAGGCCAGCTCGTGCAGCCGCACGGCCAGCGCCTCCAGCAGAGTGGCTTCGACACCGGGGCTCGCGAGCGGCACCTCCGAAGGGTGGCGCGCCCTCAGCTCCACCAGGCCCGCTCGCAGCCGCGCCGCCCCGAGCCGAAGGAACGGGTGGAGGATGCCGGAGAACGGCAGCCCCGGCTTGCCAGGGCCCGAGGGCGCGGCGAACACCGCGGGCAGCGGCTCCTCCGAGGCGCCGTCAGAGAGCACCTCCTGGAGGAGCTCCTCCCAGGACTGGTCGGCGGAGCCGTGGGGGTCGGTCTCCGCCTGGGCCAGCACGTGAAGGAAACCCTCCCGGTCGAGCCCGACGCTCCTCAGGCGCTCCTCGAGCGTCCCCTCGTCGACGGACATCACCTGACGCCAGGCGCTCGCGCGGTGCTCGGCCCGCCGGAGCGAGTCCTCGCTTCCTGGAGGTGAGGCCAAGGCCTCCACCGGGGTCCGCTCGTGGAGGAACGTCGCCTTCTTCCAGGGGAATGCGGGTGAGCGCGCGTGCATGCGTGCCTCGTCGATGAGGGGAGAGGTGCTTCAGGAGCGAAGGGAGGAGCCGCTCACATCTCCAGCGGGCGGATGGGACACATGACGATGCCGCACGTGGGCTCGACAGGTCCGGTGCAGCCCGTGTTGCCGCCCATCACGTCCTTGACGCTCCTGCCGCCGATGATGTCGTGCAGCTCCTCCTCGTTGAGCTCGGTCATCGACCGGCCCGACGGGCTGTCGGGGAGCGCGGCCCGCTCCTCGGGAGAGAGGCGGGCACGGAACTCCGGGTCCTTCCAGGCTCGGATGATCAGATCGGTCTTCATCGGTGGCTCCTGTATGAGCCCGCGGTGTGTATGGGGGCGGGCATCCAGAAGGAGTCGCCCACCAGCGATTGTGATGTCGGCCGGACGTGGGCGGCTCTCACGCCCTGGAGAGCGCCCACGCGAACGAGCCAGGCTCAGAACCGCACGACGTCGAACGCCTCGAGGACGACCAGGTCTCGCTGGTTGATGACGAAGTCGCGAGTGGTGGTGGGGAACGTCCTGGTGCCCGTGTACTTCGAGCAGATGCACCCCTCATCGAACTCGTAGAAGGCGGCGCCACCGCCGACGGCCTCCTCCAGCGCGCTCTCCTCCAGCTCGGTGAACGCCGGGCCGGCCGGGCACTCGGGCAGCGCGGCGCGCTCCTCCGAGGTGAGGCTGGCGCGGAACTGCGGGTCCTTCCAGGCGCGGATGATGGTCTCTCGCTTCATGATGCGGCTCCTTGCAGGTGCCCGGGGGTGGGCACCCGGATGGAGTGGCCGCGGGAGAGATGTGACGAGGAAGCTGCCGGTGGCCCGCCAGGACCATCACAACGAGCAATGGCGGCACTCCCTCCGGACCCGGCCCTCGGCCGAGGGGCGCGCGGCGCTGCCTGAGTGCCCCGCCGGCAGGCCGCTCGACGAGTTGGACGAAGCCAGCCTCGCCGACGTCGTGGGCGGCTTCCCCGGGCCGGACCAGCACAGGTGCCGGACTCGTTGCGAACTGGTATGACAAGCATACCAGTCGGCGGCGCTCTGGTCCGACCCGGGCACCTCCCCGGGAGGCAGTGGGGCTCGGGGCGGTGTGAGCCTCTTACTGGATATCGCGCTTCGTCATGTCGAAGAGGGCGCGGGCCTGCGGGCCGAGGAAGCCGTCGAAGCCGGGGGCGCGCTGGGCGATCTCGAAGTAGGCGTAGGGCCACGGGCGCGTGCCGCCACCGTGCAACGTGACGGGGAGCGGCGCCGCGTGCGTGGCCGTCTGCCGCAGGTGTGTCCCCGGTGCGCCCTCGATGTCCGCCTTCATGGGCACGCCGGCCTCGCGCATCCGCCGCTGCCACACCTCCACGTCGTCCACCGCGCCCGTGAAGTGGTTCACCTTGCGGCCGAACGCGAGCAGCCACGCTCCGTACTGAGACTCCTTCTCCAGCTCCAGCAGCGCGGACTCCTGGGGCGGCGGCGGCGCGGAGAACCAGCTGGCCAGCGCCTCGATGGACTCGGGGGGCGGTGGATCCTCGGGCAGCGTGGCCAGCAGCTGCCGGGCCCTGGGCGAGAGCTCCTGGGCCTTCAGCTCGGAGATGAAGACGCGCGGCAGCCCGTCCGGATGGGACATGTAGATGGCGGCCAGGTGCGTGTCCGGGAAGGTGTACTCGCCCGCGCGCCGCCAGCCCAGGCGCTCGAAGACGCGCTCGAACATCGCGATGCCGCTCCCGGGCCGGGCCAGCGTGCGCAGCGCGACGTGGTCATTGCGGAAGGAGCCACCGGACAGCTGCACGAACGTCCGCGCATAGGGCACTTCGGCGGCATAACGGTCCCACAGCAGGTCCAGCAGGCGGGTGGCGGGAGAGCTCATGCCCGCGAGTCATAGTCGGCCTGCGTGCCGGAGACGAGTCGCTCGTCTCACCGGCGGCGGAAGCGCACCACCGTCACGTCGAGCTCCCCCGCTCCGGCCTCCAAGGCAACGCGCATCACCTCGAGCGCCCGCGCCTCGTCGAAGCTGCCACTGCCCGCACCGATGATGGGGAACGCCAGCGAGCGGAACCCGTACTCCCGCGCCTTCGCGAGCGCGTTGGCCACCGAGTCCCGGATGGACCGCTCGGAGGCTCGCCAGAGCATGTTGATGCCCGCCACGTGGATGATGCCCTGATACGGCAGGCGGCCCGCGGAGGTCACGACGGCCGAGCCCAGGGGCATGGGGCCCACGCGGGCCAGCTCACGGAAGGGCTGGAGGCCCGCGCGCCGCTTGATGGCTCCGGACACGCCCTGCGGCAGCAGCAGCCACCAGGGGATGATGTTCCGGTTCCACGCGTTGACGATGGCGTCCACGCGCTGGTCCAGCAGGTCTCCCTCGACGACGCGCACCATCCCTTTCCTCCCAGCTCATCGCTCACTTCCTTATATCCGCTCAACGGGCGCTGGCGCGCGGCTCCACCTCGCGTTACCCCTGCGCGCCATGACGACGACCAAGGTGGCAGCCGTGTTCGGGGTGGGGCCGGGCCTGGGCGCTTCGGTGGCGCGACGCTTCGCGAAGGAAGGCTATGCGGTGGCGCTGCTCGCGCGAGGCGAGGCCGGGCTGCGCGAGGTGCACGGGGACATCACTCGGGACGGCGGCCGGGCGGCGGTGTTCCCCGCGGACGCGGGAGAGGCCAGCTCCATCTCGGCCGCGTTCGCCCGGCTGCGAGCGGAGCTGGGGCCGCCAGAGGTGCTCGTCTACAACGCGGGCGCCTTCCAGATGGGAGGCATCCTGGAGCTCGACCCGGAGGCCTTCGAGTCCGCCTGGCGGGCGAACTGTCTCGGCGGCTTCCTGTGTGCCCGCGAGGTGCTCCCCGCGATGCTCGAGCGCGGTCGCGGCACCCTGCTCTTCACCGGGGCCACCGCCTCTCTGCGAGGGGGTGCCCGCTTCGCGGGGCTGGCCGTGGGCAAGTTCGGGCTGCGAGCGCTCGCGCAGTCCATGGCGCGCGAGTTCGGGCCGCGCGGCATCCACGTGGCCCACGTCGTCATCGACGGGCAGATCGACACCCCGCGCGTGCGCGGAATGATGCCAGGCCGAGACACCTCGACGATGCTCTCGCCGGACGCCATCGCGGAGACCTACTGGCAGCTCCACCAGCAGCACCCCTCCGCGTGGACCCAGGAGCTGGACGTGCGCCCCGCTCCGGAGAAGTTCTAGGTCCCCATCCGCTCACGGCCTGGCCGGGGCGCTCTCTCCGATGCGCACGAGCTCTGGCGGCGCGGGCGGCAGTTCCTCGAGCCGAGGCCCGATGAAGTACTCGGCCGACGGGTGCCACCATGACGTGGACGGAGGCAGGCCGCGCTTGCACCTGGCCCTGTCGGTATGGGTGTCCATGAGGCGCATCGGCCCCTGAGGCGGGACGACGAGCAGCCAGCAGAAGGTCGCCACATCCGGTACGTGCCGGAAGACGAGCGTCTCATCCGGAGCCACCATCAGGGTGCCCCGAGAATCGGAGCCCTCGAGGGGGAGTGGCACCGGGCCGTCTGGTGACATCCCGATGGGGACGATGCGCAGGGACTGGTCGGTCACGTTCCGGACGGAAGCACTCCTCGCCAGATTGCCGGCGACCCGGGAGAAGTTCCAGACCATCACGGCCCCCAGCAGGAGGAGGCCCACGGTGACGGCAGCCCAGCGGCGCCTGTCGGACAGGGGAGGAGCGGTGTCCATGGAGGTTCGGCTATCTTCTCACCTTCCCGGATCCCCGCGATTCCCTCAGGAGCTCTTGCGTGCATCTCCCCTCTCACCTCGTCGCGAAGTTCGCGGTCCTCCTGCTGCTGGGGCTCGCCGTCTCCCGCCCCGCCGCCGCCCAGGGCCCCGTCCGAGCGCGGATCGACACGTTCGTGCGCGAGGAGATGGCGCGCCAGAAGGTGCCCGGCGTCGCCATTGGCATCGTCAAGCAGGGCAAGGTGTTCCTGGCCAAGGGCTATGGCTTCGCCAACCTCGAGCACAAGGTCCCCGTCCTCCCGGAGACCATCTTCCAGTCCGGCTCCATCGGCAAGCAGTTCACCGCCGCGGCCGTGATGCTCCAGGTGGAGGCCGGCAAGCTGGCGCTGTCCGATCCCCTGACGAAGTTCTTTCCCGATGCTCCCGCCTCCTGGCAGGGCATCACCGTGCGCCACCTGCTCACGCACACCTCGGGCATCCCGGATCTCGAAGGCACGCTCGACTACCGCAAGGACTACACCGATGAGGAGCTGGCGCGCTTCTGCTACGCGCTGCCGCTCGACTTCCCTCCCGGCTCGCGCTGGAGCTACAGCAACAGCGGCTACGTGCTGCTGGGCATCATCGTCAACCGAACCGCGGGCGTCTTCTACGGGCAGGTCCTCGCCCAGCAGGTCTTCAAGCCCGCGGGCATGACGACGGCGAGGATGATCAGCGAGGCGGACATCGTCCCGCACCGCGCGGCCGGCTACCGCCTGGACAAGGGCGAGGTGAAGAACCAGGAGTGGGTCTCGCCGTCGCTCAACTCCACGGGGGACGGCTCGCTCTACTTCTCCCTGCGGGACATGATCGCCTGGGATGCCGCCGTCCAGGCCCGCGCCGTGCTCACCCCGGCGAGCTGGCAGGAGATCCTCACCCCGGTGCGGCTCAACAGCGGGGCCACCTATCCATACGGCTTCGGGTGGATGCTCGACGAGCGCGGCGGCAAGCCGCTGCACCAGCACGGAGGCGCCTGGCAGGGCTTCACGACCCACTACGCCCGCTTCCTCGGGGACTCGCTCTCCATCATCGTGCTGACCAACTCCAGCGACGCGAACCCCGGCCGCTTCACCGACGGCATCGCCGCGCTCCTCAACCCCGCGCTGGGCCTTCTGGCCCTCAAGCCGATCCCGGACGCGGAGCCCCAGGTCACCACGAAGCTCGCGACGTTTCTCGAGCAGGCCCGGGCCGGGACGCTCACCGCCGCCAACTTCGCCTACATGCGTGGAGGGTTCACCCCGGAGCGTGCGAAGGCATATCAGGAGCATCTGCAAACCCTGGGGCCCGCCGGACCGCTGGTGCTGCTCGAGCGCGCCACGATGGGGGATGACCGGGTCTACAAGTACAAGGTGCCGTTCGGCGCCAAGAGCTTCCTCTTGACCATCGGGCTCACACCGGACGATCGGGTGACGATCTTCCGGCTGCGCGAGCAGTGAGCCCATCCCATAAGGGTGGACACGAACTGCCTGCCCGGCGGGCGTTCCATTAGAGTCACCCCATGGACCCTTTCGACACCTTCCTCCTCGAAGTCCTCGGCGGCGTGCCGCTAGGCGTGCTCGCCTACCTGCTCCTGCGCTGCGTGGTGGGCGGCCTGTTCACCGTGGACCAGAACGAGCGCGCCGTGAAGGTGCGCCTGGGCCGCGCCGAGCGTCTGGCGGAGGGGCTCACCAACCGCACCGGGCCGCTGTCCGAGGGCCTCGCGCGCACGGACGAGGACCGCTACGTCTACCCGCAGCTGCTCGTCATCCGCCCCGGTGGCCCCTACTTCAAGTGGCCCTGGGAGCAGGTGCGCAAGGTGTCGGTGGCCACGCAGACGCTCAACATGGCCTATGACCCGGACAACCCGGAGGCCAACCAGAACGGCACCGTCATCGAGGCCGTCACCAAGGATCAGCTCAACACCGGGCTGACCGGCCAGCTGCGCTACCGCGTCTCCGAGAACAACCTCTACGCCTTCCTCTTCGGCGTGAAGCAGCCCATCTCGCACGTCATGGGCTTCTTCGTCTCCGTGCTGCGCCAGCGCATCGCCAACTTCGAGGCGCCCCCCGCCCCGCCGGACCCCTCCGTCTCCCGCATCGAGGCGAGCATCGTGTCGGGCGTCTCCATCAATGACCTGCGCAAGAACCTGAGGGACCTCAACGAGCACATGGACCACGAGTGCAAGGGCAGCGAGTCCCGCTACGGCGTAGTGCTCGAGGCCTCGCTCATCACCGGCATCGATCCACCGGAGGAGGTGGAGAGCGCCCTGGCCGCCATCAACACGGCGCACAACCACGTCTCCAGCGACATCAGCCTGGCCCAGGCCTCCGCGGACCAGAAGATCGTCCAGAGCCGGCGCGCGGTGGAGATCGAGACGCTCCGGGCCCAGGCCGAGGTGGAGCCGCTCCTGGCCCTGTCCAACCAGTTGTCACTGCTCAAGCGCAGCGGCCCGGGCGTGCTCCAGGCCTACCTGCGCAACATCCGCCTGGGGCTGTACCAGAAGGCGCAGTCGGTGTTCATGGGGGTGAAGCATGATTAGCACCCTGATCGGCGCGGCCATCGGCTTCATCGGGATGGCCGTGGCGCTGCCCATCTTCTTCGGGCTGCTGCGGCTGTTCGGCTTCTACACCATCGTGCAGGAGCGCTCGTGCCACGTGTACGTGCTCTTCGGCTCGGTGGTGCTCACGCTGGACGAGCCCGGGCTCCACCTGCTGTGGCCCAAGCTCGGCTGGAAGGGGCTCTTCATCCGCCTGCTGGGCACCTGCCACGTGGTGGATCTGCGGCTGGATCAGCAGTACCTGCGCAGCCAGGCGGTGAACTCCGAGGAGGGCGCGCCCATGGGCATCGGCATCTGGTACGAGATGTACGTCTCGGACCCCAAGCGCTTCCTCTTCGAGAACGCGGACCCGCGCGGCAGCCTGGCGGCCAACGTGAGCAACGCGGTGGTGCGCTGCCTGTCCAACATGAAGCTGGCCGCCATGCTGGAGACGCGGCACGAGATGAGCCGCGCGGTGCGCGCCGAGGTGAGCCCCAAGAGCCACGAGTGGGGCTACAAGCTGGGCAGCGTGTACGTGCGCAAGGTGCACTTCCGCGACGCGCAGATGATTCGCCAGATCGAGGAGAAGGTCGTCAACCGGCTGCGCCAGGTGACCAGCGCCATCCGCCAGGACGGCGCCAACCAGGTCAGCATCATCACCAGCACCGCCGAGCGACAAAGCGCGGTGGAGTTCGCCCGCGCCGCGGCGCTGCGGCCGCAGATCGTCGGCGCGGCGCTCCAGAAGATTGGCGAGGACCCCGAGGTGCTGCAGGGGACGTTCGAGCTGCTGGAGACCCAGCGGCTGCTGGAGAGCGGGGCGCTGCTCACGCTGGTGCCGGACGGGGCCCGCGTCGAGCTGCTGAACCAGCTGCCCGCGCAGACTCCGGAGCCCGAGCGCCGCCGCAAGGGCGATCGGGAGCGGTGAGGGCTCGCCATGCCCGCGACGGCTGACGCTCGGGTTGTGGCGCATGAACCACTCACCCGAGCGAGTCCACCCATGAAACAGTTCGTCATCCTCGCTGCTCTTCCTCGAGGCCCGAGACTTCCCCCAGGCGGTGGAGGTGGCGCGGGCGCACCCGGCCCTCCGCTACGGCTCCAGCATCGAGGTCCGCCCGTGGGCGCCGCCGCCGACTCCGCCTCCGGCCCCTCAGCCCTGACCGCGCGTCGCGGCGCGGCAAAGGTGCTGGCGCA encodes the following:
- a CDS encoding macro domain-containing protein, which gives rise to MVRVVEGDLLDQRVDAIVNAWNRNIIPWWLLLPQGVSGAIKRRAGLQPFRELARVGPMPLGSAVVTSAGRLPYQGIIHVAGINMLWRASERSIRDSVANALAKAREYGFRSLAFPIIGAGSGSFDEARALEVMRVALEAGAGELDVTVVRFRRR
- a CDS encoding DUF1338 domain-containing protein, which gives rise to MSSPATRLLDLLWDRYAAEVPYARTFVQLSGGSFRNDHVALRTLARPGSGIAMFERVFERLGWRRAGEYTFPDTHLAAIYMSHPDGLPRVFISELKAQELSPRARQLLATLPEDPPPPESIEALASWFSAPPPPQESALLELEKESQYGAWLLAFGRKVNHFTGAVDDVEVWQRRMREAGVPMKADIEGAPGTHLRQTATHAAPLPVTLHGGGTRPWPYAYFEIAQRAPGFDGFLGPQARALFDMTKRDIQ
- a CDS encoding SPFH domain-containing protein, which gives rise to MDPFDTFLLEVLGGVPLGVLAYLLLRCVVGGLFTVDQNERAVKVRLGRAERLAEGLTNRTGPLSEGLARTDEDRYVYPQLLVIRPGGPYFKWPWEQVRKVSVATQTLNMAYDPDNPEANQNGTVIEAVTKDQLNTGLTGQLRYRVSENNLYAFLFGVKQPISHVMGFFVSVLRQRIANFEAPPAPPDPSVSRIEASIVSGVSINDLRKNLRDLNEHMDHECKGSESRYGVVLEASLITGIDPPEEVESALAAINTAHNHVSSDISLAQASADQKIVQSRRAVEIETLRAQAEVEPLLALSNQLSLLKRSGPGVLQAYLRNIRLGLYQKAQSVFMGVKHD
- a CDS encoding mersacidin/lichenicidin family type 2 lantibiotic; protein product: MKTDLIIRAWKDPEFRARLSPEERAALPDSPSGRSMTELNEEELHDIIGGRSVKDVMGGNTGCTGPVEPTCGIVMCPIRPLEM
- a CDS encoding type 2 lanthipeptide synthetase LanM family protein, with product MHARSPAFPWKKATFLHERTPVEALASPPGSEDSLRRAEHRASAWRQVMSVDEGTLEERLRSVGLDREGFLHVLAQAETDPHGSADQSWEELLQEVLSDGASEEPLPAVFAAPSGPGKPGLPFSGILHPFLRLGAARLRAGLVELRARHPSEVPLASPGVEATLLEALAVRLHELASRVLILELNVARMMDQLSGSTPQERFHDFATVRLQQPRVRAALLEEYPVLARLMVTTLERWRETSLELLGHLAADRELLERTFLGGGALGTLEALQGGISDVHRQGRGVFLLRFSSGLRLVYKPKSLAVDVRFQQLLDWLNPRGLRHPHRVLTVLDRGTYGWVEFVRPTGCDSRQALQRFYWRQGSFLALLHLLSAVDFHLENLIASGEFPVLVDLEALFHHRAPLEAGERARSRAWGLLNQSIVSVGMLPLFLFGREGRAGLDMSGLGGEAGQLTPQRVPMVEASGSDTMRVVRRQGVMAGSNNRPMLGDAPADASEFTEELVQGFEETYALLSREREALAPRLRAFADVEVRYIARATQRYAMLLQESHHPDFLRDGLERDKVLDHLWAEVTQLPALRRLLPFEHADLRLGDIPFFTARPGQRHLWSSTGECIPDYFAQDSLGDVLQRLERMEQRDCALQVSFIRKAMVSLDKGRTSARVAPASDDEALLPAATPEECLAAAVAIGEDLAAKAIRGSTDACWIGLNLEDLQQWRWSLSPIGMDLYEGLGGLALFFGYLARRTGRADFEALARATLEPIREDWRKPGRGGGTGVGVFVGRGAAVYVLGHLAALWSEPVLMEELLAGLPALEALVDSDARLDLLSGAAGLAVTLIGLHRRTADARLLEMARRCGERLVATAVPVSEGAVGWKGEVGVVPLSGFSHGAAGICWALLELAEATGDARYRELALQGLTYERSLFVPERGNWKDLRVPGTTDTHSMAMWCHGAAGIALGRLLSLRHLDGPRVREELATALATTLRGGFGGNHCLCHGDVGNLEVLHLAGSVLGEPGWTQAALQRAAVVLRQGREGGWRCGLPRGSESPGLLMGLAGIGYGLLRLSAPEQVPGILSLDAPR
- a CDS encoding NADAR family protein, giving the protein MTVEQRRFTFFWQQESPFSQWHPAKFVVKGKRFTCAEQYMMYGKAELFGDMEVASRILSSSSPKTQKALGRKVGRFDERVWQRERERIVYEGNHAKFTQNPELLELLLATAGTELVEASPTDRIWGVGLSQEDPRIQNPSQWRGQNLLGKVLTRLREDLLASHK
- a CDS encoding SDR family NAD(P)-dependent oxidoreductase yields the protein MTTTKVAAVFGVGPGLGASVARRFAKEGYAVALLARGEAGLREVHGDITRDGGRAAVFPADAGEASSISAAFARLRAELGPPEVLVYNAGAFQMGGILELDPEAFESAWRANCLGGFLCAREVLPAMLERGRGTLLFTGATASLRGGARFAGLAVGKFGLRALAQSMAREFGPRGIHVAHVVIDGQIDTPRVRGMMPGRDTSTMLSPDAIAETYWQLHQQHPSAWTQELDVRPAPEKF
- a CDS encoding mersacidin/lichenicidin family type 2 lantibiotic gives rise to the protein MKRETIIRAWKDPQFRASLTSEERAALPECPAGPAFTELEESALEEAVGGGAAFYEFDEGCICSKYTGTRTFPTTTRDFVINQRDLVVLEAFDVVRF
- a CDS encoding serine hydrolase domain-containing protein encodes the protein MHLPSHLVAKFAVLLLLGLAVSRPAAAQGPVRARIDTFVREEMARQKVPGVAIGIVKQGKVFLAKGYGFANLEHKVPVLPETIFQSGSIGKQFTAAAVMLQVEAGKLALSDPLTKFFPDAPASWQGITVRHLLTHTSGIPDLEGTLDYRKDYTDEELARFCYALPLDFPPGSRWSYSNSGYVLLGIIVNRTAGVFYGQVLAQQVFKPAGMTTARMISEADIVPHRAAGYRLDKGEVKNQEWVSPSLNSTGDGSLYFSLRDMIAWDAAVQARAVLTPASWQEILTPVRLNSGATYPYGFGWMLDERGGKPLHQHGGAWQGFTTHYARFLGDSLSIIVLTNSSDANPGRFTDGIAALLNPALGLLALKPIPDAEPQVTTKLATFLEQARAGTLTAANFAYMRGGFTPERAKAYQEHLQTLGPAGPLVLLERATMGDDRVYKYKVPFGAKSFLLTIGLTPDDRVTIFRLREQ
- a CDS encoding mersacidin/lichenicidin family type 2 lantibiotic — encoded protein: MRLLAGARGWAPGWSGRGRDVTRKLPVARQDHHNEQWRHSLRTRPSAEGRAALPECPAGRPLDELDEASLADVVGGFPGPDQHRCRTRCELV
- a CDS encoding SPFH domain-containing protein, giving the protein MISTLIGAAIGFIGMAVALPIFFGLLRLFGFYTIVQERSCHVYVLFGSVVLTLDEPGLHLLWPKLGWKGLFIRLLGTCHVVDLRLDQQYLRSQAVNSEEGAPMGIGIWYEMYVSDPKRFLFENADPRGSLAANVSNAVVRCLSNMKLAAMLETRHEMSRAVRAEVSPKSHEWGYKLGSVYVRKVHFRDAQMIRQIEEKVVNRLRQVTSAIRQDGANQVSIITSTAERQSAVEFARAAALRPQIVGAALQKIGEDPEVLQGTFELLETQRLLESGALLTLVPDGARVELLNQLPAQTPEPERRRKGDRER